The Chamaesiphon minutus PCC 6605 DNA window TGTTCAGGAAAAGGGGCAATAATCAACTTAACATTGGGCTTGCGGATAGTTTTGACAACACCAAGATCTTGATTCTCAGGGGCAGCAAAATATTGAATCGGGTCAATGGTTAAACCTTTGTGATGTGCGACATAAAAATGATATAAACCACGATATACCATCTCTAAAGAAATCCGGTCAAAAGGTAATGCTAATTCATCAGCTATCGCATCACCCAAATCAACTAATACAGCATAAAATAACCAAGTTCCCCATAGCTGTAATTTAATACCATTAATTGAACCCGTCCAGATGTAACTTAACCCTAACAATCTTTTGACAGTATTGAATGCCTCTTCAATTCGCCATCTTCTACCATATAAATCAGCTACTACATAAGGTGGTAAAATTAGTGGATCGAGGACACTTGTCAGATATGAATGCCACGTTTTACCCGATTTGATTTCCACCAACCTTAACGTGACATAAGGCATTTTGTCTTTGCCTGCACCCATTCTCACCACTCGGTCACGAATGCTGTAGCTATTTGTGAATACTTGTTCGACTTTTAAGGCAGCACCCTTTTTGAGTCTAGTGATAAAATGTACTTTCTGTTCGATTAACTGCTGCCAAAATTTAAAGTGATAGAATCCTCGATCTAACAGTAATAGAGTTCCTGATGTTGCTAAATTAAGAATATCTACCTCTAATTTAGTGTCTGATGCTTTTGCATTTTCTAGAAACCAGATCTCTACTGGCAGTCTAGTAATTAAATCGATGACCACACCCATCTTTCCGGCTAATTGCCCGATTGGGACATCTGCTAAACTATCTAATTTTTTAAATATCCCTTCCATTGTCGATCCATCACATGCCCAAATTCTATCGAATTTTCCTCTGGTAAATTCAATACTCTGTGGTAACTCTCTTTGTTTTCTACTATGCCATTTTTCTCTAAATTCTCCTAACATTTCTTTGAATACTCGCTCGAATATTTCGGCAGGAAATGTCAAAAATCTTTCGGACATTGCTTGGTTACTTACCTTCACTGGCTGACACCACAAGCATCCTTCTCGCTCCAGCATTCTGGTCAGTTCTCTTACTCCTGGCACGTTTCGCCATAGTAATGTCAGTACCGCTGCTAGCATCAATGGTAGATTTAAGATTCGATTTCTCAATCCTAGTTGGCGATAGTAATTCGATTGGGCGAAGATTGCTGGGGTCAGTAATTGCTCTAGTTGCGCTGCTACGATCTCATCTTCTACGGCTGGTTGGTTTTGTTTCTTGGCATGGTCGCGATTTGTCTTGCGGCGGCTCATTCGATGCTCCCCCCTTTTCTCAATCTGTTGCCTAGCCTAAGTTTTACACCTTTTCTTTATCCCCTTGACAAATCCCTAATTTTCTTAACTTGTCACGAATGGTGTGTGGGTGGTTTAGCCAAACACAGACAAGCGAACTACCCGATCTCTCTAGAGTTTTTGGATTTACACTATTTTCACGTCATACTATGCCAAAGCGTTCGCATCGCGGTTCCTTGGGAAAATCGTCCAAACGAGATGATGATGTTATTACTCCAGATCGCTACATTGCCATCGGTAATCGACAATCCCAAACTGGAAACTATTCTAGTGCTCTAGTTGCTTACGATCTTGCCGTCGAACTTGCTCCTAACTATGCTTTAGCCTATAACTATCGCGGTTCGTTTAAGTATGCCCGCTTGGGAGATATTCAAGGCGCGATCGCTGATTTTGACTCGGCCATCGATCGCGATCCCGATTATGCTGTTGCTTATGCCAATCGGGGCCTACTTAGGTATCAGCAGTTGGACGATATTCAGGGTGCCTTAGCGGATCTCAATTTGGCGATCCTCCTCGATCCTCGCGATGCTTCGGTCTATACCACTCGCGGTTTGATTAAATACGGCGAGCTGGGTGATGTTGAATATGCTCTAGCGGATTACGATTTGGCAATCTCGATCGACCCTACTTTCGCTGCGGCCTATAACTGTCGCGGACTGCTAAAAAATGTCAAGCTGATGGATATTGAGGGTGCCCTCGCCGATTACGACAAAGCGATCGATCTCGATCCTACTCAATCGGAGGCTTTCTACAATCGCGGTACGCTCAAGCATAGAGAACTGGGCGATCCGATCGGGGCATTGGCCGATTACGACAAAGCGATCGATCTCGATCCCAATCTGGCTGCTGCTTATTTCGTGCGCGGTTTGCTCAAGCGGGATTTTCTCGACGATCTGCTTGATGCCGCGAGCGACTTTGCACGCGCACGCGACATCGATCCCCAGATTGCGGCAGATCCTTCGTAATATCGCAGGAGACGTTCGCGTAGCGGATGAAATGGCGACGATTGCCGCACTCGCTCTTTGCGATCGATAATTTTCAAAAACGACAAATCGGAGCGGACGATCTCTGCTTTCAGTTCCAAGTAATTACTTGGAACTCATAATTGCACTCAAAGCTTTGTCCAGCATGGCTTTGAGCAAACACTCTCTCGTAAATAACATCAGGTTCGATCTTGCTATTAAAGGCTAAAACTCTTACATAGCAACAATTGACAGTTAGAAGACAGTTCCAAGTAATTACTTGGAACTGTCTTCTAACTTAAAACCATTTCTAACCGTGCCTTTTTCAGCAATTAAAACTTCTAAGGTCGATCCCCGCTCTCATCTGCGATTGGAGTTGCTAACATGGTACGAATAAAGATTGAGATTGAAAGAAAGTATGGTTGTCGCGCGTCAAGAATGGCTGGACTGGGAGTTCGATCCCCCTGGTTTTTCACAGTATGGCTGTGATGACATTGGCGATCTACTCGCTAGTGGGCAGATGTCGGTCGAGTTTCTCGACTATGGTGACGACTATGAGCCAACTGAAGCAGAACTTGAAGAGGCGCGTCTGTGTCGTAGTGACAATCGGGAAATTGAAGCAGAACTGAGAAGGACGGTAAGTTACGAGGACGGGGAAACAGAAGCTCGGTACGAAGATCGGATTAGCGTGCAAGTTAGCCTCCAAGCAGGTCGGAGAGCAGATCGACGCGCAAAAGAGCGAATAGAACAAGGACTGCCTGACCTCGCGCACAACCCTAATGCTCTTTGACAACCTCGACTAGTTGGTAATCGCTCATGCTAAAGTTTGCTGAGTTTGACATCAAGACAGGTAGACCGATTCTCCAATACGATCCGGTCAGTGACGCTCAAACTCAAAGCTATAAGGCGGTGGACATTGCGTATCTACAACACTGGCTTAAAACCAGGAAATTAGAACGCGCTCCGCTCTACACCGCCGATTTCTATGAAGGTATCAACCCATCGGACAACGAACGCCTGCTCAAGCAAGGTAAGCACGTTGTCTTCACGGGTGGTACCAGCGGTAAATATGTTTCTGCTTATTTTACCGACGCGGCGACCGCCCAGGCAATTCTCATCGGTAACGAGCGAGAGCCACCCCTCTACGAACTGGGTGATAAAAGTGCCCACTATGCCGTTGCCTACGGTTCCTTGCCCATTTCTGACTGCTACAAGGACGCGATTGTCAAAGGTGGTAATGGACGTTCGATCTTAATTGTCGATGATGAGGCTCAATCGGTCGGTAGCGAACCGATAATCGATCGAGATGGCAAGCCAGTTAGAGACTTGAGCGATCTGCTCTCTAAGATGGGCGATGGGACGATGCTCTTGCCCACTGGATTGATGCGGGAGCTGCTGTTAGAAAAAGAAGTCCACACCATAATTCGGCGGGGGATCGCTCGCACAGACCGCGATTTGAACGAAGAATTGGGGGTAGTGGGCGAATGGCTGGATGAAGTTACGGGCGATAAAGTTGAGGATGAACTAGTCGCCCTCATCGCTGCCGAATATCGCGCCAACGGCAGAATCGGCACATCCCACGTTCACTTAGATACTGCCAGAACGATAAATAAACGGCGTTGCTGAATTGATGTATGATATGGCGACCGCCGCTTAGGCGGCGCGCAAGCTTCGAGACCAAAAAAATATTCAAAATAGGATGAAATCTTTAGCTACATTTAATAGTTAGCTGAATATGGGATGGGAACATCCCAGAACTTGAGATAGTGAATTAGTAATCTAACTGAATGTGCCAGCATTTCTTTCGACTTAGAATAGCAAAGCGTCTTGCGATGAAGTCTGGCTAAATAGTGTCTAAGCCTTGTATTTTCTCCCTCTACTCTAGTCATATAAGTTTTACAAATAATCTGGTCTCCATCTGGAATAAATATCGGGTAGACTGGCCATCCATCCGTGATGTAAAAGTAGCATTTCCAGCTACTGACTAGTTCCCATAATGGCTGAAAAGTTTTTGCACTGTGGTCGCCCAGTACCCATCCTAAAATTCCTGGGTGAAAGTGATTTACTGCCGTCCAGAGCCAGATTTTGTTTTTTTTGAGCCAACAAATGTTTCTAGTTCATCCAGCTCTCCTACTTGTGGAATTATTTCTGGTGCATAAGCATTTGGGAGTAATTCACCGACTTGCTTAACCCAATTAATAATACTTGTATGATGTACTCCCTTAATTCGCTCAATTGCTCTGAAACCCATCCCATTTACATACATGAGGAGACATTCTTTTTTAATTTCTTCTCCATAACCTTGATCAGTTTGATAACAATCTATGAATTGTCTGCCGCAATCAACACAGATATGATTCTGTTTGCCTGCTTTATGCCCATTTTTATTAACACGAGTTGACTTACACTCTGGACATTCGATCGACTCTAATTTACTGTTCATTGTTTTTAGTCAACTTTACACTCGATCGTTATATCATACATCAATTCAGCAACGCCAAATAAACTGTTAGATCGAGCCGCAGACGAGAGTGTCATCCAGTTTAGAGCGGCGATAACCGATACCCCTGGGATGTTTAAGGGGATGATGAAGACAAGTTCGTGGTGCGAACGCCTGGGTGTCGCCGCGATCGTTAGTAAGAATTGCATCAAAGGTAATGGCGTAGATCTCGATACTGTCGGTATTTTGGAGCTGAACAAAGGCTCGACTCTGTGGATCGGGCGTAAAGAAGTCGCCGCCTGGGGCGAACAATCGATAGGGATGCAGGTAAAAATCTGTATCCCCTCTGCCACCGAGCGAGAACTAAACCCGCTGGCGTTAGCTAAAGCGGGTCAACTGACAGAAATTGCCGTCGATCCATATTTGCTCGGTCAAAAGTATATCGCGGATGACCGCCGCAAGAAATCTAATTTGGCGATCGTCATCGATGACAATGGCGAAGTTAGCGGACAAGTCAAACAAAAAGATGCCCTTGCCGACTTATTAGCCCTCGATGTCAATGGCGAACTCACCCAAATGCCGACGATCCAGCGGCGATTGACCGAAGCCCTGCGGACGAGCTGGATCGATGCAGCGACTAGCGGGGTCGAAGTTCCCTCTGCTGTGGCTCAACATCATGGCAAATTGGATGTCTGGGAAATCTGCAACCGCCAGCTTCCACATGGGGCGGTAGTGGCTTTTTATCGCTCTCCAGTGCCCAACGTGTCTGCTTTTGCCTTTGGCATCAATAACCTCGATTTTAAAGACGTAGACCCCGAATCTTTCGATAAGCGGGGAGTGGTTTATGTAAACCCCTGGACTGCAAAAGAAATAGCCATCTCCGACTTTGACGGCGATAGATTCGGTCAGTTTGTCGGCTACGTCGCTAAAGATCCCCCTGCGTTCATCGGTCAAATGCGAGAGGTGGTATCTGCTTACCATTCTCCATCTAGGCGTTATGAAGCTTTTCATGCTGCGATGGCGCAATCGATTGAGTTGGGTACGGATTTTGAGCGTGGCACATTCCCTTTATCGGTTAATGAATTAGCGGTCGCGACTAGTTTGGAACATCGACCCCAACAGATTAAGAAAGCTACAAAAAAGCCGCATCGTTGGGAAAGATCCCAAAATCAACCAATTTCTGAGGCGATTTTTACCGCCTGGACTAAAGTTGCTGCCAACCCCATTTCCAAGGTGGCAAATTTGGGGATGAACCTGCAAATGTTGGCTGCCAATGCGATGAATATACCAGCTAATGAAAAAGCCGCTTTACTTCACAAAATTGGGACGGCGTTCGAGAAACTAAAGGCTATTCCCAGCAATGATGTCTTAATTAACGCAGGGCTTCCCGCCTTAGATCTTCAGGCTAGAATCGATCGGGTCACAGCAATAAATCGCTCGATTTCCCCGCTAGAGCGAATCACCTCCCAACCTCAGATCGAGATTGCCACGACTGGACTTGCCCAAGTTGCCACAATCCTCAAAGATTATGCTGAATACCCTGTTGCCAGTCAACTTCAGGTCGCCGTCGATTCACTTAAAAGCAGTAACGGAATCAATGAGGATTTATTTAAGTTCGGACAAGCTCTGTGTTACCAAAAGAATGAAGTTAGATCGGAGTTAAAAGCCGATTGGGTCTACAGTACGGACAAATCCCATTCACAAGGTTTGAGTACGGTTTTACCTGCAAATACCTACGAACCGATTGGCGACCATGTCCGGGCGGTTAATGACATTTTTGAGAGCGTTCTGCAAGCCCAGCGGGATATTAAGATCGGTAGAGAAGACCTCAATGCTGCCTTTCGTCAAATCGTACCGTTAACTCATGATTCTCAAGAGTCAGCCTTAGTGGATGGTTATGTAAGCCAATATCGGGCGGCACGAGATAACCTCAGTGTTGCCGCTGCCCGACAAAACGAACGACGATTTGAAGATAAACAGCCCACCTTAACAATTACCTCTGCCAACAGTGGGAAAACGTTCGAGGTTCATCGGACGATTCAAGCCCAAAATAAGAATACTGTTAATAAAAATCGCGTCTGGGAGTTAGAACCAAGTCGGGTTTATCAATTCTCGATCGAGGCAAACCCGACCGTTAGGGCAACTCCGACCGCTGGGGCAGATCCTTATCTGGTAAATCTCATTGATGCCCAAGATAATAAAATCGCCATTCTCGGCTCTACAACTTATGAGATGCTAGAGCAAGGTAACTTCGAGATAGCAAAATTAGATGCAGCTATGGAGCAGCGCGGCTCGGTGAAGCTCCAAGGAAGAGTCGAACTACATCCACCCCGCATGATGATTAACGATACCGACCGTCATAAAGCCGTGATGACGCAGGTACTCGCGAACTTAAAAGCAGCTATCCCCCCAGAGCGCGAGGATGCGGCTCTATCTGCCATTTGGTACGGCAATCAATCGACCGACCGCCGCGTCCGTAACAGTAGCGCGGGGATGTCGATCGCCACTAAGATCTTACCCGATCGCTTGGGGGCTTACTTGGGTGTCAAGCGCACGTTGGATTTAGGTCACGTTACCGAGTATGGCGGCATCCTTGCTGACTCTAATACCACGCTCGATCTCAGGATTGATAACCTCATCAAAAAGGAAGGAGCTGGAGCGATCCCGATGGTTTCAGCAATTCTCCCCGATGGCTCCACGGTCGAGCTGGGTGGTATCCTCAAAAGTGCGCCGCCACCGCCGCCAGGAAGCATTATTGCGGGGACAGTGACTCGGAAAGTACGCGATATCGATATTGTGGTGGGAGGCGAGAAACGTAAGGTGGTTCCCACTGCCGAACTCGCCCATGTCGGTTTAATCGAGCCGACGAGTGCTACATTCGCTTTTGAAGTGCGAGATCGTGGCGTTGAGGTGAGAGCCATTCATGGAGACAGCACGACAGTACTCGGAACGCTCGTACCGAAGGCTCGCGATGGCACTGACACTATCCCCATAGCGAATGAGGGTAGCTTTGAGCGGACGCTCCACACCCATCAAATCGAGGTACATGTACGGGAATTTGTCGCTCATCAGTCAGTGAGTGATATTTTAAGCGGTGAGCCGATCGTACTACCACGCGAAACTAATTCTAATTTACCCCCATTACATCGACCCGAATCTTCTCCTCCAGAGCGATATCTGCCAAATCGGGCGGAAATTGTTGGTTGGTACAAAGCCGCAGTCGCAACTAACAATGCGGATGACACTCAATATTTAATCCAGATCGGGCAACAACTCAAGACAGCTTACATGGATGAGCTATTCATGCAAGATCGATCGCCAGTGGAGACTTTACCTGATGATTACCACAGTGCCACAGTATCGATGTCGATGACAGATAAGCAACGCCTAGACTCAATGCGCGATCGTCCGTCACCGTCTTATTATCCCACCAGAGCCGATGTGGTGAAGTGGTACAAAGCAGCGGTGAAAGTCAATGCTCCAGATACTCAATACCTGATGGATTTGGGTACGCAACTCAAGACGGCATACTCGAACGAGCCTTGGATGCAAGGTTATTCGACGGTGGAGCGATTGCCCGATGAATATCAGAATTCTGCGGTATCGGTGTCAATGGAGGATAAGCAACGGCTCGACTCGATGAGCATTCGTGCCAACGAACCATCGCAGCAAATAGATCGCACATCGCGAGGTCGCTAGGATATACCGTGGGAACATAGTCAGGATACGTGGTTTTTAGCCCACATTCCGCTAGTTCGATCGGCTAAAAAATAATAAGATCTATAATCCTTTGCTAGCAACCTTTTTAGCGATTTAGCCTCTTTGTTGCGAAGCTTGGACTAGCGGAATGTGGGTTTTAGTGATATGAAACCTCAAAAAGTAGACTGGGTAATTCTTTTAAGGTTTTGAAGGAGAAGATCGATTCGATCGCTGAATAGCTCGATCTCTCGTCAAATTAGGCTCAAAAATCGATTCTAACCAGTGTTAGCTTAAATGCTCTCCTAGAAACAGTTTTAGCGATTGGTGACACTAGTTTACAACCATCCTGATTATGTGTCCAATAGGTCATCGACACCGCAAAGATCGGTAGATTACTGCTCAGTTTAGCTTAATGATGAACCAGTCGATCGTCGCTCTTGCGGCGCGCAAGCTTCGGGAGTTAGGTAGACTGGTTTGAGAAGCATCGACAGCCAGCCATTCAAGCGATCGTCTCGACAATCCAGATTTTTCATAAAATTACACAATTCTGCGAGAACGAATGAGATGCTCTCGCAGATAATATGCTCTTGATGAGGCAGTCTCAACAATTGCATCAAGCAATATAAAACAAGACTCATGCATAGTTTTTGTCAAAGATCCAGTTCGATCGATCAGTAAAAAATGCTGAATTGCTCTTTCTAAGTAGAATGAAGTGTTTACTCCTGAGAGCAAACGAATTGTGCCTTCCTCTCTTTGATGTTTTGCAAGAATACGTACTCCTGATTCAAAGAAAATTGAAGGAAAATGATGCATGAGGGAAGCTAATGATTCAAACACATCTGGATTCTTGCCAGTATTCGTAACGAATTCAAGGATCGAGTCTTTTCCAAGTCCAATATCTTGATTTTCGTAATCTAGTTTCTGCCAAGGGGTATCAGCATGTAGCATACTACGAATTAACTTTTGTCTGTTATCTCGCTGTCTGTATTCGGAGTTGTTTCTGGCAACTGCAATAGCTATTTCTTGAACCTTCGGCGATAATTCTTTCCACAGTTGCCAATATACTTCATTTTTATTTCGTTTTTCAGCTTCTAATGCAATACATGATATGAAATAACTCATAAAATCAGGTGCTATTTCACACCCCATCCGTAATTGCTCGATATAATCTTCAAAATTTGAATCGTGTAACTGAAATAGGTACTCAGCAAACCGATTGGTGAAGTTCAAAGAGATGTCAACATCGATCTCGACCCGCTCTTCTTTTTTAGAGTCTTGTCTATCTTCTTGTTGCTCCGCTTCAAACAAGAGCGATAGCATCTTCGACCATAACTTGATGTTGCTCGATTCCTTAGAGGCATTTGGAATCATTAGGCAAGGGCTTAAAATATGCCGCGAACTATGAGATCTAAGAGTAATTAGATTGAGATCGCTCGAAAGTTCACCTCGTTTGAATCGCTCTCGGAATTCATCTTTTTTTGCTTGCAGCTTAGATATTTCAATTTCCCTAGCGTCATCAGATAGATTATATATTTGTCTTTTTATACATTGATTATCTTTATCACGATCGAAACGGGCATATTCAAGTGACCCAGTTATACATTCTTGTGCAAACTCTGGATCTCTTTGCCAGAGATAGTTTCTAATCCCATCTGCTGCTTTGTGCCTAACCTCTTTATTCGTATGTGTTAACGCAGTAATAATCAAACTTTTAACAATATACCGATCGTTTTCTTCAGAAAATAAGTCCAAGAAAATTGGGAGAACAGATGCCGAAGATGCTGTATCAGCATAGCTTAAGCTCCCAATTGAATCGTCTACATCTGCATTTATCAGAACTGTTTGACCGATTAGAGCGAAACTCCACGCAACATCTTCATCTGTCAATTCGCCTGAATAGTCACGTACAAAGATCGCCGCAGCAGTAACAATACCTCCAAATGACATTGCTGCCAAATCGCTGACTGTACCAGCATTGAGTTTTTCAAAAAGCTCTTTTGCCTCAGCCAGAGCTTCAATCCACGTCGCATAGTATTCAGTTTCTAATGGCTCTCGTGCAAAGGTGCTACGTGACCATAGATCGAGTTTAATAAAGCGATTTTGTTCTCGCATCCGTTCTTGGGTTTGTTGCTGACTATCTTTTAAGTCAGCTTCCAAGTTTTCAGGCTCAAATATGATTCTGTTATTTTCTCGATCTTCGACAGGGTTCCAACCGCGACTATCAATCCTATGCAAAAGGAAGCGTATCGTTTCATCTTGTGGTTCAGATGCACGTAGCAGATTGATAGCAGTAAGTGTTTCATCTCTCCATTCCGAAAATTGAAGACGTGTAACTAGTGTTTCTAGAGACTCTTTGCGCCACGGACGCAGGGCAGCGGTACGTCTTTCTTCTGCATAAACTTTAGATAGCGCATCTCGCTGAAAACCAGAATAATGCCAATTTATTTCGCTGCCGCCCCGCTCATGAATAGTTCGAGCTAAATCCATACGATAGAGTTCGCGGGTTCGGAGAAGTGGCAAAGCAGATTTCCCAACCTTTGCAGGAAAACCCATTGCGATAGAAGCTAATACTGCTGTAGTCATTACAGAGTTGCTGTTTCGCAAAATATAGTCAAATAGCCACTCTAATTGCCCTGGTTCACACGATTCGACATGTGCGATAAGCGAGTTCTCAAGTGCCATTAAAGCGCACTGTAACAAGTAAGGAATATTAGAAAATCCACGGTATGCCGACCAAAAATCTCCAGAATAATATTGGTATACTTTTCCCCCATTATTTAACTGGATAGTCAAGGGTTCAAAGACTGACTCTGATAATTCTTGCACTCTCGATGAATAA harbors:
- a CDS encoding IS1 family transposase (programmed frameshift); its protein translation is MECPECKSTRVNKNGHKAGKQNHICVDCGRQFIDCYQTDQGYGEEIKKECLLMYVNGMGFRAIERIKGVHHTSIINWVKQVGELLPNAYAPEIIPQVGELDELETFVGSKKTKFWLWTAVNHFHPGILGWVLGDHSAKTFQPLWELVSSWKCYFYITDGWPVYPIFIPDGDQIICKTYMTRVEGENTRLRHYLARLHRKTLCYSKSKEMLAHSVRLLIHYLKFWDVPIPYSANY
- a CDS encoding tetratricopeptide repeat protein — protein: MPKRSHRGSLGKSSKRDDDVITPDRYIAIGNRQSQTGNYSSALVAYDLAVELAPNYALAYNYRGSFKYARLGDIQGAIADFDSAIDRDPDYAVAYANRGLLRYQQLDDIQGALADLNLAILLDPRDASVYTTRGLIKYGELGDVEYALADYDLAISIDPTFAAAYNCRGLLKNVKLMDIEGALADYDKAIDLDPTQSEAFYNRGTLKHRELGDPIGALADYDKAIDLDPNLAAAYFVRGLLKRDFLDDLLDAASDFARARDIDPQIAADPS
- a CDS encoding IS4 family transposase, which translates into the protein MSRRKTNRDHAKKQNQPAVEDEIVAAQLEQLLTPAIFAQSNYYRQLGLRNRILNLPLMLAAVLTLLWRNVPGVRELTRMLEREGCLWCQPVKVSNQAMSERFLTFPAEIFERVFKEMLGEFREKWHSRKQRELPQSIEFTRGKFDRIWACDGSTMEGIFKKLDSLADVPIGQLAGKMGVVIDLITRLPVEIWFLENAKASDTKLEVDILNLATSGTLLLLDRGFYHFKFWQQLIEQKVHFITRLKKGAALKVEQVFTNSYSIRDRVVRMGAGKDKMPYVTLRLVEIKSGKTWHSYLTSVLDPLILPPYVVADLYGRRWRIEEAFNTVKRLLGLSYIWTGSINGIKLQLWGTWLFYAVLVDLGDAIADELALPFDRISLEMVYRGLYHFYVAHHKGLTIDPIQYFAAPENQDLGVVKTIRKPNVKLIIAPFPEHRHPDDPFFFQPASKTLLTVSLQA